One Symphalangus syndactylus isolate Jambi chromosome 20, NHGRI_mSymSyn1-v2.1_pri, whole genome shotgun sequence DNA segment encodes these proteins:
- the RAMP2 gene encoding receptor activity-modifying protein 2 isoform X1, whose translation MQRRREAAGAPSPLPLLQVWESSLPTPPDPKERGGDSNPGSDPGRPWKVLGATQPSPRNRSRFRGSGSCPASRAVLKPHEALAQLLPTTGTPGSEGGTVENYESAVQYCWNRYKDQMDSIEKDWCDWAMISRPYSTLRDCLEHFAELFDLGFPNPLAERIIFETHQIHFANCSLVQPTFSDPPEDVLLAMIIAPICLIPFLITLVVWRSKDSEAQA comes from the exons ATGCAGCGGCGTCGAGAGGCCGCTGGAGCTCCCAGCCCCCTCCCTCTTCTCCAGGTCTGGGAGAGTAGCTTGCCGACCCCTCCAGACCCGAAAGAGAGAGGGGGCGACTCGAATCCGGGGAGCGATCCTGGGAGACCCTGGAAAGTCCTGGGCGCCACCCAGCCGAGCCCCCGAAATCGATCGCGGTTCCGGGGTTCCGGGAGCTGTCCAGCCTCGCGGG CTGTCCTGAAGCCCCACGAGGCCTTGGCTCAGCTTCTTCCCACCACAGGCACACCGGGATCAGAAG GGGGGACGGTGGAGAACTATGAGTCAGCTGTCCAATATTGCTGGAATCGTTATAAGGATCAAATGGATTCTATTGAAAAGGATTGGTGCGACTGGGCCATGATTAGCAG GCCTTATAGCACCCTGCGAGATTGCCTGGAGCACTTTGCAGAGTTGTTTGACCTGGGCTTCCCCAATCCCTTGGCAGAGAGGATCATCTTTGAGACTCACCAGATCCACTTTGCCAACTGCTCCCTGGTGCAGCCCACCTTCTCCGACCCCCCAGAGGATGTACTCCTGGCCATGATCATAGCCCCCATCTGCCTCATCCCCTTCCTCATCACTCTTGTAGTATGGAGGAGTAAAGACAGTGAGGCCCAGGCCTAG
- the RAMP2 gene encoding receptor activity-modifying protein 2 isoform X3, giving the protein MQRRREAAGAPSPLPLLQVWESSLPTPPDPKERGGDSNPGSDPGRPWKVLGATQPSPRNRSRFRGSGSCPASRAVLKPHEALAQLLPTTGTPGSEGLIAPCEIAWSTLQSCLTWASPIPWQRGSSLRLTRSTLPTAPWCSPPSPTPQRMYSWP; this is encoded by the exons ATGCAGCGGCGTCGAGAGGCCGCTGGAGCTCCCAGCCCCCTCCCTCTTCTCCAGGTCTGGGAGAGTAGCTTGCCGACCCCTCCAGACCCGAAAGAGAGAGGGGGCGACTCGAATCCGGGGAGCGATCCTGGGAGACCCTGGAAAGTCCTGGGCGCCACCCAGCCGAGCCCCCGAAATCGATCGCGGTTCCGGGGTTCCGGGAGCTGTCCAGCCTCGCGGG CTGTCCTGAAGCCCCACGAGGCCTTGGCTCAGCTTCTTCCCACCACAGGCACACCGGGATCAGAAG GCCTTATAGCACCCTGCGAGATTGCCTGGAGCACTTTGCAGAGTTGTTTGACCTGGGCTTCCCCAATCCCTTGGCAGAGAGGATCATCTTTGAGACTCACCAGATCCACTTTGCCAACTGCTCCCTGGTGCAGCCCACCTTCTCCGACCCCCCAGAGGATGTACTCCTGGCCATGA
- the RAMP2 gene encoding receptor activity-modifying protein 2 isoform X2, giving the protein MASLRVERAGGPRLPRTRAGRPAALRLLLLLGAVLKPHEALAQLLPTTGTPGSEGGTVENYESAVQYCWNRYKDQMDSIEKDWCDWAMISRPYSTLRDCLEHFAELFDLGFPNPLAERIIFETHQIHFANCSLVQPTFSDPPEDVLLAMIIAPICLIPFLITLVVWRSKDSEAQA; this is encoded by the exons ATGGCCTCGCTCCGGGTGGAGCGCGCCGGCGGCCCGCGTCTCCCTAGGACCCGAGCCGGGCGGCCGGCAGcgctccgcctcctcctcctgctgggcG CTGTCCTGAAGCCCCACGAGGCCTTGGCTCAGCTTCTTCCCACCACAGGCACACCGGGATCAGAAG GGGGGACGGTGGAGAACTATGAGTCAGCTGTCCAATATTGCTGGAATCGTTATAAGGATCAAATGGATTCTATTGAAAAGGATTGGTGCGACTGGGCCATGATTAGCAG GCCTTATAGCACCCTGCGAGATTGCCTGGAGCACTTTGCAGAGTTGTTTGACCTGGGCTTCCCCAATCCCTTGGCAGAGAGGATCATCTTTGAGACTCACCAGATCCACTTTGCCAACTGCTCCCTGGTGCAGCCCACCTTCTCCGACCCCCCAGAGGATGTACTCCTGGCCATGATCATAGCCCCCATCTGCCTCATCCCCTTCCTCATCACTCTTGTAGTATGGAGGAGTAAAGACAGTGAGGCCCAGGCCTAG